A window of the Brassica oleracea var. oleracea cultivar TO1000 chromosome C1, BOL, whole genome shotgun sequence genome harbors these coding sequences:
- the LOC106329184 gene encoding zinc finger CCCH domain-containing protein 34-like, whose protein sequence is MDRYGRAGEEGSRSDPLIQWTSHGVETSMGRLALSGGGGGGGGESYPERSDEPDCIYYLRTGVCGYGSRCRFNHPRDRGAVIGGGDGVLPERMGHPVCQHFMRTGTCQFGASCKYHHPRQGGASVAPVSLSYMGYPLRSGEKECSYYMRTGQCKFGLTCRFNHPVPLQLQPQQQQRQPQPQLQSIYPTLQSQPMPSSQQYGLVLSRPSLLPGSYLPSPYGGPPPMVMPPGMATYPSWNPYQASLTAMPSPGTQPSIGSSSVYGMASLSPSGTAYTGTYQSGGPSLTTSKGESFPQRPDQPECQYFMRTGDCKFGSSCRYHHPPLDALLQPKTGVLLSSIGLPLRPGVAQCTHFAQHEICKFGPACKFDHSTSSSLSYSPSASSLTNMPVAPYPIGSSAPISSSNEPTTAAVTAVVSSPMVSGLSQQEPAETSCDSVIEAKTSSS, encoded by the exons ATGGACCGGTACGGTCGCGCCGGTGAAGAAGGGTCGCGATCGGATCCGTTGATTCAGTGGACCTCTCATGGAGTCGAAA CTTCGATGGGGCGGTTAGCGTTGAGCGGCGGCGGAGGAGGAGGAGGAGGAGAATCGTACCCGGAGCGATCCGATGAGCCTGATTGTATTTATTACTTGCGAACCGGTGTTTGCGGGTACGGGTCAAGATGTCGGTTTAATCACCCGCGCGATCGTGGAGCG GTTATTGGAGGAGGAGATGGAGTTTTACCGGAGAGGATGGGACATCCGGTTTGTCAG CATTTTATGAGAACGGGGACATGTCAGTTCGGTGCTTCTTGCAAGTATCATCATCCTAGGCAAGGAGGTGCTTCTGTTGCGCCCGTCTCGTTAAGTTACATGGGTTATCCATTACGCTCG GGAGAGAAAGAGTGTTCCTATTACATGAGAACCGGTCAGTGCAAATTTGGTTTGACCTGTAGATTCAACCATCCCGTCCCACTACAACTACAACCTCAACAGCAGCAGCGGCAGCCGCAACCGCAGCTACAGTCTATATATCCAACACTTCAGTCTCAACCAATGCCTTCTTCTCAACAGTATGGTTTAGTTTTGTCAAGACCTTCTCTTTTACCTGGTTCCTATCTTCCAAGTCCTTACGGTGGTCCTCCTCCAATGGTTATGCCTCCTGGAATGGCTACATATCCTAGCTGGAATCCATACCAG GCTTCTTTAACTGCAATGCCTTCTCCTGGAACACAACCTTCTATTGGATCGAGCTCTGTTTATGGAATGGCGTCTTTATCTCCTTCAGGGACTGCTTATACAGGAACGTACCAATCTGGTGGGCCTTCGTTGACCACCTCAAAAGGAGAATCATTTCCTCAGCGACCTGATCAACCTGAGTGTCAATACTTCATGAGAACCGGAGACTGTAAGTTCGGATCTTCGTGTAGATACCATCATCCTCCTCTAGATGCACTTCTTCAACCTAAAACTGGTGTTCTCCTCAGCTCCATTGGCCTTCCACTACGTCCC GGCGTAGCGCAGTGCACTCACTTTGCGCAACATGAAATCTGCAAGTTTGGACCGGCGTGTAAGTTTGATCACTCTACGAGTTCTTCACTTAGCTACAGCCCATCTGCTTCATCTCTAACCAATATGCCTGTGGCTCCATACCCAATTGGATCATCAGCTCCGATAAGTTCGAGCAATGAACCCACCACAGCGGCTGTGACTGCTGTAGTTTCTTCTCCCATGGTCAGTGGCTTGAGCCAACAAGAGCCAGCTGAAACCAGTTGCGACTCCGTTATAGAAGCTAAGACTTCTTCAAGTTAA
- the LOC106328880 gene encoding probable beta-1,3-galactosyltransferase 16 isoform X2, whose protein sequence is MMLQSMSMVKLKFGFTSVRMRNLSVGISVMVLTLILIILQPGHKLTKKNLTVDEFDIEEESTVLITMEDLDYLFSNSSFYKEEDESNGFLVWSLMRPFLERHDALPETGQGVEEAALAGKGLVSLINKEKGHSASGMVSTKGRRTCPDFVNAVDVDLSGSTPVLELPCGLTEDSSITFVGVPDEHSRSFQIQLLGSGVLRYDVNFSKQSIVQNTWTERSGWGEEVRCPSHGSFKNYIVVDELPLCNEQTSRITLDDFPFLKGSPLTATLWFGLEGFHMAVNGRHETSFPYREVRNDATKSLQKLEPWLVSAVKVSGGLKLLSASATRLPVPDENHSSLAIEEKLKAPPLSGTRITLLVGVFSTGNNFKRRMALRRSWMQYEAVRSGEVAVRFLIGLHTNEQVNLEMWREAKAYGDIQFMPFVDYYGLLSLKTVALCILGTKVIPSKYIMKTDDDAFVRIDELLMSLKEKPSNALLYGLISFDSSPDREQGSKWYIRKEEWPLDSYPPWAHGPGYIITQDIAKFVVKGHLERDLRVSFVFSSECKCN, encoded by the exons ATGATGCTGCAGTCTATGTCAATGGTGAAACTCAAGTTTGGGTTCACTTCAGTCAGAATGAGGAACTTGTCGGTGGGAATCTCTGTCATGGTTCTTACATTGATCCTCATCATCCTTCAACCTGGTCACAAACTTACAAAGAAGAATCTGACTGTGGATGAGTTTGATATAGAAGAAGAGAGTACTGTTTTGATCACTATGGAAGATCTTGATTACCTCTTTTCAAACAGTAGCTTTTACAAAGAAGAAGATGAGTCTAATGGGTTTCTTGTATGGTCTCTCATGCGTCCGTTTCTCGAAAGGCATGATGCATTGCCAGAAACTGGTCAGGGGGTCGAAGAGGCTGCATTGGCAGGGAAAGGTTTAGTCTCTCTGATCAATAAAGAGAAAGGACATTCTGCTTCTGGTATGGTCTCTACGAAAGGCAGAAGAACTTGTCCGGACTTTGTAAATGCAGTTGATGTGGATTTGTCCGGCTCAACGCCTGTTCTTGAGCTACCGTGTGGTTTAACTGAAGATTCTTCTATAACATTTGTTGGTGTTCCTGATGAACATTCGAGAAGCTTCCAGATTCAGCTCCTTGGCTCAGGCGTCTTGCGTTATGATGTGAACTTTTCTAAGCAATCCATAGTGCAAAACACATGGACAGAAAGGTCCGGGTGGGGAGAGGAAGTGAGATGCCCAAGTCATGGATCATTTAAGAATTATATTGTAGTTGATGAGCTTCCTCTCTGCAACGAACAGACAAGCAGAATCACTCTGGATGATTTTCCATTTCTCAAAGGGAGTCCCCTCACTGCCACATTGTGGTTTGGATTAGAAGGCTTTCATATGGCTGTTAACGGGCGGCACGAGACTTCATTTCCTTACAGAGAGGTAAGGAATGACGCTACAAAGTCTTTGCAGAAGCTTGAGCCTTGGTTAGTTAGTGCTGTGAAAGTCTCAGGTGGTCTAAAACTGTTATCTGCTTCAGCCACAAGGCTGCCTGTTCCTGATGAGAATCATTCTTCTTTAGCTATAGAAGAGAAGCTGAAAGCTCCCCCTCTTTCCGGAACAAGGATAACATTGCTGGTGGGTGTTTTCTCCACTGGAAATAACTTTAAGCGACGTATGGCATTGAGAAGATCTTGGATGCAATATGAGGCAGTAAGATCTGGAGAAGTTGCTGTTCGGTTTCTCATTGGCCTT CACACTAATGAGCAAGTCAATCTAGAGATGTGGAGAGAAGCTAAAGCATATGGTGACATTCAGTTTATGCCTTTTGTTGATTACTATGGTTTACTTAGCCTGAAAACTGTTGCGCTTTGCATTCTCGGG ACCAAAGTCATCCCATCAAAATACATAATGAAGACAGACGATGATGCGTTTGTTCGGATCGATGAACTGCTAATGAGTCTAAAAGAAAAACCGTCTAATGCACTTTTATATGGTCTGATATCATTTGATTCATCGCCAGACCGTGAGCAAGGCAGCAAATGGTACATTCGTAAAGAG GAGTGGCCTCTAGATTCATATCCTCCATGGGCACATGGCCCTGGCTACATCATCACTCAGGATATAGCTAAATTTGTGGTGAAGGGTCACCTTGAAAGAGATCTTAGAGTGAGTTTTGTATTTTCATCAGAGTGCAAATGTAACTAA
- the LOC106328880 gene encoding probable beta-1,3-galactosyltransferase 16 isoform X1 → MMLQSMSMVKLKFGFTSVRMRNLSVGISVMVLTLILIILQPGHKLTKKNLTVDEFDIEEESTVLITMEDLDYLFSNSSFYKEEDESNGFLVWSLMRPFLERHDALPETGQGVEEAALAGKGLVSLINKEKGHSASGMVSTKGRRTCPDFVNAVDVDLSGSTPVLELPCGLTEDSSITFVGVPDEHSRSFQIQLLGSGVLRYDVNFSKQSIVQNTWTERSGWGEEVRCPSHGSFKNYIVVDELPLCNEQTSRITLDDFPFLKGSPLTATLWFGLEGFHMAVNGRHETSFPYREVRNDATKSLQKLEPWLVSAVKVSGGLKLLSASATRLPVPDENHSSLAIEEKLKAPPLSGTRITLLVGVFSTGNNFKRRMALRRSWMQYEAVRSGEVAVRFLIGLHTNEQVNLEMWREAKAYGDIQFMPFVDYYGLLSLKTVALCILGTKVIPSKYIMKTDDDAFVRIDELLMSLKEKPSNALLYGLISFDSSPDREQGSKWYIRKEEWPLDSYPPWAHGPGYIITQDIAKFVVKGHLERDLRLFKLEDVAIGIWIQQYNQTVKRVKYMNDKRFHNSGCKPNYILVHYQTPRLLLCLWEKLQKESQSVCCE, encoded by the exons ATGATGCTGCAGTCTATGTCAATGGTGAAACTCAAGTTTGGGTTCACTTCAGTCAGAATGAGGAACTTGTCGGTGGGAATCTCTGTCATGGTTCTTACATTGATCCTCATCATCCTTCAACCTGGTCACAAACTTACAAAGAAGAATCTGACTGTGGATGAGTTTGATATAGAAGAAGAGAGTACTGTTTTGATCACTATGGAAGATCTTGATTACCTCTTTTCAAACAGTAGCTTTTACAAAGAAGAAGATGAGTCTAATGGGTTTCTTGTATGGTCTCTCATGCGTCCGTTTCTCGAAAGGCATGATGCATTGCCAGAAACTGGTCAGGGGGTCGAAGAGGCTGCATTGGCAGGGAAAGGTTTAGTCTCTCTGATCAATAAAGAGAAAGGACATTCTGCTTCTGGTATGGTCTCTACGAAAGGCAGAAGAACTTGTCCGGACTTTGTAAATGCAGTTGATGTGGATTTGTCCGGCTCAACGCCTGTTCTTGAGCTACCGTGTGGTTTAACTGAAGATTCTTCTATAACATTTGTTGGTGTTCCTGATGAACATTCGAGAAGCTTCCAGATTCAGCTCCTTGGCTCAGGCGTCTTGCGTTATGATGTGAACTTTTCTAAGCAATCCATAGTGCAAAACACATGGACAGAAAGGTCCGGGTGGGGAGAGGAAGTGAGATGCCCAAGTCATGGATCATTTAAGAATTATATTGTAGTTGATGAGCTTCCTCTCTGCAACGAACAGACAAGCAGAATCACTCTGGATGATTTTCCATTTCTCAAAGGGAGTCCCCTCACTGCCACATTGTGGTTTGGATTAGAAGGCTTTCATATGGCTGTTAACGGGCGGCACGAGACTTCATTTCCTTACAGAGAGGTAAGGAATGACGCTACAAAGTCTTTGCAGAAGCTTGAGCCTTGGTTAGTTAGTGCTGTGAAAGTCTCAGGTGGTCTAAAACTGTTATCTGCTTCAGCCACAAGGCTGCCTGTTCCTGATGAGAATCATTCTTCTTTAGCTATAGAAGAGAAGCTGAAAGCTCCCCCTCTTTCCGGAACAAGGATAACATTGCTGGTGGGTGTTTTCTCCACTGGAAATAACTTTAAGCGACGTATGGCATTGAGAAGATCTTGGATGCAATATGAGGCAGTAAGATCTGGAGAAGTTGCTGTTCGGTTTCTCATTGGCCTT CACACTAATGAGCAAGTCAATCTAGAGATGTGGAGAGAAGCTAAAGCATATGGTGACATTCAGTTTATGCCTTTTGTTGATTACTATGGTTTACTTAGCCTGAAAACTGTTGCGCTTTGCATTCTCGGG ACCAAAGTCATCCCATCAAAATACATAATGAAGACAGACGATGATGCGTTTGTTCGGATCGATGAACTGCTAATGAGTCTAAAAGAAAAACCGTCTAATGCACTTTTATATGGTCTGATATCATTTGATTCATCGCCAGACCGTGAGCAAGGCAGCAAATGGTACATTCGTAAAGAG GAGTGGCCTCTAGATTCATATCCTCCATGGGCACATGGCCCTGGCTACATCATCACTCAGGATATAGCTAAATTTGTGGTGAAGGGTCACCTTGAAAGAGATCTTAGA CTTTTCAAGCTGGAAGATGTGGCGATAGGGATATGGATTCAACAATACAACCAGACAGTAAAAAGAGTGAAGTACATGAATGACAAAAGGTTTCATAATAGCGGTTGTAAACCGAATTACATTCTTGTTCATTACCAAACTCCTCGGCTACTTTTGTGTCTGTGGGAGAAGCTTCAAAAGGAGAGCCAATCTGTCTGCTGCGAATAG
- the LOC106329100 gene encoding putative chromatin-remodeling complex ATPase chain, protein MAKFSNRDDALSSEEEEEEEENVNTNIGEEDEEELEAVTRSSDSDEEAAPVSDEEVAPIEDDYEDEDDDDKVEISKREKARLRDMQKLKKQKIQEMLDSQNASIDADMNNKGKGRLKYLLQQTELFSHFAKGDPSSSQKKAKGRGRHASKVTEEEEDEEYLKEEEDGLAASGNTRLLTQPSCIQGKLRDYQLAGLNWLIRLYENGINGILADEMGLGKTLQTISLLAYLHEYRGINGPHMVVAPKSTLGNWMNEIRRFCPVLRAVKFLGNPEERRHIRDDLLVAGKFDICVTSFEMAIKEKTALRRFSWRYIIIDEAHRIKNENSLLSKTMRIFSTNYRLLITGTPLQNNLHELWALLNFLLPEIFSSAETFDEWFQISGENDQQEVVQQLHKVLRPFLLRRLKSDVEKGLPPKKETILKVGMSQMQKQYYKALLQKDLEAVNAGGERKRLLNIAMQLRKCCNHPYLFQGAEPGPPYTTGDHLITNAGKMVLLDKLLPKLKERDSRVLIFSQMTRLLDILEDYLMYRGYRYCRIDGNTGGDERDASIEAYNKPGSEKFVFLLSTRAGGLGINLATADVVILYDSDWNPQVDLQAQDRAHRIGQKKEVQVFRFCTESAIEEKVIERAYKKLALDALVIQQGRLAEQKTVNKDELLQMVRYGAEMVFSSKDSTITDEDIDRIIAKGEEATAELDAKMKKFTEDAIQFKMDDSADFYDFDDDDKDESKLDFKKIVSDNWNDPPKRERKRNYSESEYFKQTLRQGAPAKPKEPRIPRMPQLHDFQFFNTQRLTELYEKEVRYLMQTHQKNQLKDTIDVEEPEGGDPLTAEEVEEKESLLEEGFSTWSRRDFNSFLRACEKYGRNDIKSIASEMEGKTEEEVERYAQVFKERYKELNDYDRILKNIERGEARISRKDEIMKAIGKKLDRYRNPWLELKIQYGQNKGKLYNEECDRFMICMVNKLGYGNWDELKAAFRTSPLFRFDWFVKSRTSQELARRCDTLIRLIEKENQEFDERERQARKEKKLAKSATPSKRPLGRQQSESPSSLKKRKHLR, encoded by the exons ATGGCGAAGTTCTCGAATCGCGACGATGCTCTCTCTTCCGAGGAGGAGGAGGAGGAGGAAGAGAATGTTAACACCAACATAGGAGAAGAAGATGAGGAGGAGCTCGAGGCCGTTACTCGATCTTCCGATTCCGATGAAGAAGCTGCGCCAGTCTCTGACGAAGAGGTTGCTCCTATCGAGGATGATTACGAG GATGAAGATGACGATGATAAGGTTGAGATCAGTAAACGTGAGAAAGCTAGGCTTAGGGATATGCAGAAGCTGAAGAAACAGAAGATTCAGGAGATGCTTGATTCTCAGAATGCTTCTATAGATGCTGATATG AACAATAAGGGGAAAGGGAGGCTGAAGTATCTTCTGCAGCAGACTGAGTTGTTTTCGCATTTTGCTAAAGGTGATCCATCTTCTTCTCAGAAGAAGGCGAAAGGAAG GGGTCGACATGCTTCCAAAGTAACTGAAGAGGAGGAAGATGAAGAGTATTTGAAGGAAGAAGAGGATGGCTTGGCTGCATCTGGTAACACGAGGTTGCTCACACAGCCTTCTT GTATTCAAGGGAAGTTAAGAGATTACCAATTAGCTGGTTTGAACTGGCTCATACGGCTGTATGAGAATGGCATAAATGGAATTCTTGCTGATGAAATG GGTCTGGGGAAGACACTTCAAACAATTTCTTTGCTGGCCTACCTACATGAATACAGAGGAATCAATGGTCCTCATATGGTAGTTGCTCCAAAGTCAACCCTTGGTAATTGGATGAACGAAATTCGCCGGTTTTGTCCTGTCTTGCGAGCTGTGAAATTCCTCGGTAATCCTGAGGAAAGG AGGCATATTCGTGATGACCTGCTAGTTGCTGGGAAATTTGATATTTGCGTCACAAGCTTTGAGATGGCCATCAAAGAGAAGACAGCATTGCGTCGCTTTAGCTGGCGTTATATTATCATCGATGAAGCGCATCGAATCAAGAACGAAAATTCACTCCTTTCGAAGACAATGAGAATTTTTAGCACCAATTATCGGCTTCTTATCACGGGAACCCCCCTTCAG AACAATCTCCATGAATTGTGGGCCCTTCTCAATTTTCTCCTGCCTGAGATCTTTAGTTCAGCAGAGACTTTTGATGAATGGTTTCAAATATCTGGCGAGAATGACCAGCAGGAAGTTGTTCAACAACTTCACAAG GTCCTTCGACCATTTCTTCTGCGTAGACTGAAGTCAGATGTCGAGAAAGGTTTGCCACCAAAGAAGGAGACGATACTTAAAGTTGGAATGTCTCAGATGCAAAAACAATACTATAAGGCTTTACTGCAGAAAGATCTTGAAGCAGTTAATGCTGGTGGAGAACGCAAACGTCTGCTAAACATTGCAATGCAACTGCGTAAATGCTGTAATCACCCTTATCTCTTCCAGGGTGCAGAGCCTGGCCCACCATATACCACAGGAGATCACCTCATTACAAATGCTG GTAAGATGGTTCTCTTGGATAAATTGCTTCCTAAGTTGAAGGAACGTGATTCGAGGGTTCTAATATTTTCTCAG ATGACAAGGCTTTTGGATATTCTTGAGGATTATTTAATGTATCGTGGTTATCGATATTGCCGAATTGATGGAAATACTGGTGGTGATGAACGAGACGCCTCCATAGAAGCCTACAACAAGCCAGGAAGCGAGAAATTTGTTTTCTTGTTATCTACCAGAGCAGGAGGGCTTGGTATCAATCTTGCCACTGCAGATGTTGTGATTCTTTATGATAGTGACTG GAACCCGCAAGTCGACTTGCAAGCGCAGGATCGTGCCCATAGGATTGGTCAAAAGAAAGAAGTTCAAGTGTTTCGATTCTGCACTGAG TCTGCTATTGAAGAGAAAGTAATTGAGAGAGCGTACAAGAAGTTGGCGCTTGATGCTCTGGTTATTCAACAAGGACGACTGGCAGAGCAGAAAA CTGTCAATAAGGATGAGTTGCTTCAAATGGTAAGATATGGTGCTGAGATGGTGTTCAGCTCCAAAGATAGCACAATCACAGACGAGGATATCGATAGAATCATTGCGAAAGGAGAGGAGGCTACAGCTGAACTTGATGCCAAGATGAAGAAATTTACAGAAGATGCTATACAGTTTAAAATGGATGACA GTGCTGACTTCTATGATTTTGATGATGACGATAAG GATGAGAGCAAGCTTGATTTTAAAAAGATTGTGAGCGACAACTGGAATGATCCACCAAAGCGGGAGAGAAAGCGCAA CTACTCTGAATCTGAATACTTTAAGCAAACATTGCGACAAGGTGCTCCAGCTAAACCTAAAGAGCCTAGAATTCCGCGCATGCCCCAGTT GCACGATTTCCAGTTCTTTAACACTCAGAGATTGACCGAGTTGTATGAAAAGGAAGTACGCTATCTCATG CAAACACATCAAAAAAATCAGCTGAAAGACACAATTGATGTAGAAGAACCAGAAG GTGGAGATCCCTTGACTGCTGAAGAAGTAGAAGAAAAGGAGAGTTTATTGGAGGAG GGTTTCTCAACATGGAGCAGAAGAGACTTCAATAGTTTCCTCAGGGCTTGTGAGAAGTATGGCCGCAACGACATCAAAAGCATTGCCTCTGAGATGGAAGGTAAAACAGAGGAAGAAGTTGAAAGATATGCACAAGTATTCAAAGAGCGATACAAGGAGCTGAACG ACTACGACAGGATCCTTAAGAACATTGAGAGGGGAGAGGCAAGAATCTCCAGGAAAGATGAAATCATGAAAGCCATAGGGAAGAAACTGGACCGCTACAGAAACCCTTGGCTGGAACTGAAGATTCAATACGGTCAGAACAAAGGGAAGCTGTACAATGAAGAGTGCGACCGTTTCATG ATCTGCATGGTCAACAAACTTGGGTATGGGAACTGGGATGAGCTAAAGGCAGCATTCAGGACTTCGCCTCTGTTCAGGTTCGACTGGTTTGTGAAATCCCGCACGAGTCAGGAACTCGCAAGAAGATGCGACACTCTGATTCGGCTGATTGAAAAGGAGAATCAAGAGTTTGATGAGAGAGAGAGGCAAGCCCGTAAAGAGAAGAAGCTCGCAAAG AGTGCAACACCATCAAAGCGACCTTTAGGAAGGCAACAAAGTGAGAGTCCTTCATCGCTGAAGAAGCGGAAGCATCTGAGATGA